A stretch of the Marinobacter sp. JH2 genome encodes the following:
- a CDS encoding inactive transglutaminase family protein: MTVRSRIPFYVAVFLLITAGLSVATWRHFEMGIPWMTGEQQPVWMVEARVDFQGYGDSAQVNLHVPQQPPGFRILTEQAASPGYGFSILENNGGRRAEWTKREVAGPQTLYFKTQFVPDETIVQQPPTRVPKPYTVFWEEPQATAVRELLNQATERSSSPESLTRELITLMQPDNRTQNSTMLVSDENYLQVLVRMLNHAGIAARTADALKLEDARRRQHLVPFLQIFNGERWLTFDPRTAEQGVPENLLLWRQGSESLLDVVGGDTSQVSFSMLRQTIPALQLAAREAASNGLSALSFYQLPIEEQSMFRMLLLLPIGALMVAFMRMVIGIRTSGTFMPVLIAVAFVQTTLVPGLIAFLSVVAIGLLLRGYLSSLNLLLVSRISALIILVIFITAGLSIVGYQMGFNTGMTVTFFPTVIIAWTIERMSILWEEEGPREVVVQGAGSLFVAICAYLAMSRPLAGHLTFNFPELHLVILGLILLMGQYTGYKLSELRRFNPMKAYD; encoded by the coding sequence ATGACCGTGAGGTCCCGCATTCCATTTTATGTTGCTGTATTTCTTCTCATCACCGCGGGGCTCTCCGTTGCAACGTGGCGGCATTTCGAAATGGGCATCCCGTGGATGACCGGTGAACAGCAACCGGTATGGATGGTTGAAGCCCGAGTGGACTTCCAAGGGTATGGTGACTCTGCACAGGTTAACTTACATGTGCCACAACAACCTCCTGGCTTCCGTATTTTAACCGAGCAGGCAGCATCACCTGGTTACGGCTTTTCTATTCTCGAGAACAACGGCGGCCGACGCGCGGAATGGACCAAACGAGAAGTGGCCGGCCCGCAAACGCTCTACTTCAAAACCCAATTCGTTCCTGATGAAACGATCGTTCAACAACCTCCGACCCGTGTGCCGAAGCCCTATACGGTCTTTTGGGAAGAACCCCAAGCAACCGCCGTAAGAGAGCTGCTGAACCAAGCAACAGAGCGATCAAGCTCTCCGGAAAGTCTGACCCGGGAACTGATCACACTGATGCAACCGGATAACCGCACGCAAAATTCCACCATGCTGGTCTCTGATGAAAACTACCTTCAGGTATTGGTTCGCATGCTTAACCATGCGGGCATCGCGGCTCGCACAGCGGATGCCTTGAAACTTGAAGATGCTCGTCGGCGCCAGCATCTTGTGCCCTTCCTTCAAATATTCAATGGCGAGCGCTGGCTGACGTTTGATCCGCGCACGGCTGAGCAAGGCGTACCAGAAAACCTTCTGCTTTGGCGTCAGGGTTCTGAGTCGCTGCTCGATGTAGTCGGTGGCGACACCTCCCAGGTGAGTTTTTCCATGCTCCGCCAAACCATCCCCGCTCTGCAGCTAGCAGCGCGTGAAGCGGCCTCGAATGGACTGAGTGCTCTAAGCTTCTACCAGCTTCCCATTGAAGAGCAGAGTATGTTCCGGATGCTCCTGCTGCTGCCGATCGGAGCATTAATGGTCGCGTTCATGCGCATGGTGATCGGCATTCGCACCTCAGGTACCTTCATGCCGGTGCTGATTGCCGTCGCTTTTGTCCAAACCACTTTGGTGCCCGGGCTGATCGCTTTTCTGTCCGTTGTTGCCATCGGGCTGCTGCTCAGAGGCTATCTATCAAGCCTGAACCTGCTGCTCGTTTCCAGAATCTCAGCCCTGATCATTCTGGTGATATTCATTACTGCGGGTTTGAGCATCGTCGGATACCAAATGGGCTTTAATACCGGCATGACCGTCACCTTCTTCCCTACGGTGATCATAGCGTGGACCATCGAACGCATGTCGATCCTCTGGGAAGAAGAAGGTCCTCGGGAGGTTGTTGTTCAAGGTGCAGGCAGTCTGTTCGTTGCCATTTGCGCCTACCTTGCCATGAGCAGACCTCTGGCCGGTCATTTGACCTTTAACTTCCCCGAGCTTCATCTCGTCATCCTGGGGCTGATTTTGCTGATGGGCCAATACACCGGCTACAAACTCAGCGAGCTTCGTCGATTCAACCCGATGAAGGCCTACGACTAA
- a CDS encoding alpha-L-glutamate ligase-like protein: protein MNWISPRRLNRIGMLNMNRRNVDYIAQYNDRSSYPLVDNKLKTKLAVGEYDVKTPKLLQVVRQQHEISHFREMAEDLSGFAIKPAKGSGGKGITVITGRDGDDFVKASGARIPVAMLERHLTNILAGLYSLAGTPDVAIVEDLVESSPDLAKYSFQGVPDIRIIVFQGYPIMAMLRLATKASDGKANLHQGAVGVGLDLGTGRSLNAVQFNRPITLHPDTGLALENIQIESWENMLEMAARCYEATGLGYMGVDLVVDAHQGPLLLELNARPGLAIQMANGCGLMPRLNAIEGLKRPHFSPRERTQFAMKSFSRM from the coding sequence ATGAACTGGATTTCCCCACGCAGACTGAACCGGATCGGGATGCTGAACATGAACCGGCGCAATGTGGATTACATTGCCCAGTACAATGACCGTTCTTCGTATCCTCTGGTCGATAACAAACTGAAGACCAAGCTGGCCGTTGGCGAGTACGATGTTAAAACTCCAAAGCTTCTTCAGGTAGTCCGCCAACAACACGAGATCTCCCACTTTCGGGAAATGGCCGAGGACCTTTCTGGATTCGCCATAAAACCCGCCAAAGGCTCGGGAGGAAAGGGCATCACGGTAATCACAGGGCGAGATGGCGACGACTTCGTTAAAGCGTCTGGAGCCCGAATTCCCGTTGCCATGCTGGAGCGACACTTAACGAACATCTTGGCGGGACTTTACTCGCTAGCCGGCACACCAGATGTTGCGATTGTTGAAGATTTGGTGGAGTCCTCTCCCGATCTAGCCAAGTACTCATTTCAGGGCGTCCCCGACATTCGCATTATCGTGTTTCAGGGCTATCCCATCATGGCCATGCTGAGACTCGCCACCAAGGCATCCGATGGCAAAGCAAACCTGCACCAAGGCGCCGTCGGTGTCGGCCTGGATCTCGGAACTGGCCGAAGTTTGAACGCCGTTCAGTTTAATCGCCCGATTACGCTCCACCCGGACACTGGGCTGGCGCTTGAGAACATACAGATTGAATCTTGGGAGAACATGCTGGAAATGGCCGCCCGCTGTTATGAAGCGACAGGCCTGGGCTATATGGGCGTGGATTTAGTGGTCGATGCACACCAAGGCCCTTTGCTTCTCGAACTAAACGCCCGCCCCGGCTTGGCAATTCAGATGGCAAACGGCTGCGGACTGATGCCGCGCTTAAATGCCATCGAGGGATTAAAGCGCCCTCATTTCAGCCCGCGTGAACGTACACAGTTTGCGATGAAGAGCTTCAGCCGAATGTAA
- a CDS encoding BCCT family transporter, whose translation MGEVVKDEYQTDYVAGQDNINPFGLDLHNWVFPVTAVIVVLFVIGTLMFPALAKETLDGAKWGIIASFDWFFLLSANIFVVVSLALIFMPVGKIRLGGQDAKPEFTRISWFAMLFAAGMGIGLMFWAVAEPVAYYTGWYETPFNVEANTEAARDLAMGSTMYHWGLHPWAIYAIVALSLAFFAFNKNMPLTIRSAFFPLLKDRVWGWPGHIIDVLAVVATIFGLATSLGFGAQQAASGLNYLFDVGAGTNIQMAIIVGVTALALMSVLRGLDGGVKVLSNINMITAGVLLFFILFAGPTMTILETIWITSSSYVTNVVPLSNPFGREDSAWMQGWTVFYWAWWISWSPFVGMFIARVSKGRTVREFVTAVLIIPTVITTVWMSGFGGTALEQIQNGVGVLAENGLTDVSLATFQMFEGLPLTGIISFVGIILVLVFFVTSSDSGSLVIDSITAGGKTDAPTAQRVFWVVMEGAIAAALIFGGGDDALGAIQAVAISAGLPFTLILLIMTWGLLKGLTQERKLLIQRGEML comes from the coding sequence GTGGGCGAGGTAGTGAAAGACGAATATCAGACGGACTACGTCGCAGGCCAGGATAATATCAATCCGTTCGGTCTGGACCTGCATAACTGGGTGTTCCCGGTAACTGCAGTGATTGTAGTGCTGTTTGTTATAGGAACGCTGATGTTTCCGGCTTTGGCCAAGGAAACGCTTGATGGGGCAAAGTGGGGAATCATCGCCAGTTTTGATTGGTTCTTCCTGCTGAGCGCCAACATTTTTGTGGTGGTGAGTTTGGCGCTCATCTTCATGCCCGTTGGTAAAATTCGCTTGGGTGGTCAGGATGCGAAGCCTGAATTTACCCGCATTTCTTGGTTTGCCATGCTGTTCGCTGCAGGCATGGGTATAGGCCTTATGTTCTGGGCCGTGGCTGAGCCGGTGGCGTACTACACCGGTTGGTATGAAACACCGTTCAATGTTGAGGCGAATACCGAAGCCGCTCGCGATCTGGCCATGGGTTCTACGATGTACCACTGGGGTCTTCACCCTTGGGCTATCTATGCCATTGTTGCATTGTCGCTGGCGTTCTTTGCCTTTAACAAGAACATGCCGCTGACCATTCGCTCCGCCTTCTTCCCGCTGCTGAAAGACAGAGTGTGGGGCTGGCCGGGTCATATCATTGATGTGCTGGCGGTGGTTGCGACCATTTTTGGTCTGGCAACGTCTTTGGGCTTCGGTGCGCAGCAAGCTGCTTCGGGGCTGAACTATCTGTTTGATGTGGGTGCGGGCACCAACATTCAAATGGCCATTATTGTGGGCGTGACCGCGCTGGCGTTGATGTCGGTTCTGCGCGGCCTTGATGGTGGTGTAAAAGTATTGAGTAACATCAACATGATCACCGCGGGTGTGTTGTTGTTCTTTATTCTGTTCGCCGGACCCACCATGACGATTCTGGAAACCATCTGGATCACGTCTTCTTCTTACGTGACCAATGTGGTTCCTCTGAGTAATCCGTTTGGCCGTGAAGACTCCGCGTGGATGCAGGGCTGGACCGTATTCTACTGGGCTTGGTGGATTTCATGGTCACCGTTCGTAGGTATGTTTATCGCGCGTGTTTCTAAAGGCCGTACAGTGCGTGAGTTTGTGACGGCGGTGCTGATCATCCCGACAGTGATTACGACAGTCTGGATGAGCGGCTTTGGCGGCACTGCGTTGGAGCAGATTCAGAACGGCGTGGGTGTGCTGGCAGAGAATGGCCTGACGGATGTGTCGCTCGCAACTTTCCAGATGTTTGAAGGGTTGCCGCTGACAGGCATTATTTCCTTCGTGGGCATCATTCTGGTTCTGGTGTTCTTCGTGACCTCATCGGATTCCGGTTCACTGGTTATCGACAGCATCACCGCTGGTGGCAAAACTGATGCTCCGACCGCTCAGCGTGTGTTCTGGGTTGTTATGGAGGGTGCTATTGCGGCCGCGTTGATCTTCGGTGGTGGTGATGATGCACTCGGGGCTATTCAGGCTGTGGCGATTAGTGCTGGCCTGCCGTTTACATTGATTTTGCTGATCATGACGTGGGGCTTGCTCAAGGGACTTACCCAAGAGCGGAAACTGCTGATTCAGCGGGGCGAAATGCTCTGA
- a CDS encoding FMN-binding glutamate synthase family protein, whose amino-acid sequence MVKTTTFPFRYSAYALSIAGLLISVPLSIWTGSGYIFPLIFTALTALGTRDILQRKHTVSRNYPIMANFRYLLESIGPEIRQYFIQSDTEERPFSREQRTIVYQRAKGVLDKRPFGSQLSMYEEGFEWMNHSLTPTKLASNDFRAVIGKRCTKPYSASVFNISAMSFGSLSANAILSLNAGAQKGGFYHDTGEGSISRYHKEPGGDLVWEIGSGYFGCRHPDGTFSPERFQENAGLDQVKMIEVKLSQGAKPGHGGILPAEKVTAEISEARGVPMGEDCVSPSSHSAFSTPIELLEFIEQLRELSGGKPVGFKLAIGHPWEWFAIVKAMLKTGKKPDFIVVDGGEGGTGAAPLEFINRLGMPLNEALLLVHNTLVGANLRDDIALGAAGKITSAFDIARTLAMGADWCNAARGYMFALGCIQALNCHTGRCPSGVATQDPRRGNKLDVPLKSERVYNYHTKTLDALQNLLEASGLSHPSELGPEHIVRRVSKTKVQSYLDLYHFLEPGMLLEGETGLTVFDKYWTCAQPNTFEPPEFILKLRETKLR is encoded by the coding sequence ATGGTTAAAACGACCACCTTCCCTTTTCGCTATTCCGCATACGCACTCAGCATCGCGGGATTGCTCATTTCGGTTCCGCTCTCAATATGGACAGGCTCAGGATACATCTTCCCCCTAATCTTTACCGCACTAACGGCTCTGGGCACCCGAGATATCCTTCAACGAAAACATACGGTTAGCCGAAACTACCCCATCATGGCGAACTTCCGTTACTTACTCGAATCCATAGGGCCCGAAATTCGCCAGTACTTCATCCAATCAGATACCGAGGAACGGCCCTTCTCGCGAGAGCAACGCACCATTGTGTATCAGCGGGCCAAAGGTGTACTGGATAAACGCCCGTTTGGCTCACAACTGTCAATGTACGAAGAAGGCTTTGAGTGGATGAATCATTCCCTCACGCCTACCAAACTGGCCTCCAATGACTTCCGGGCTGTGATCGGTAAGCGTTGCACAAAACCCTACAGCGCGAGCGTATTCAACATCTCCGCCATGAGTTTTGGCTCGCTATCAGCCAACGCCATACTGAGCCTTAACGCGGGTGCGCAAAAAGGCGGTTTTTACCATGACACAGGGGAAGGCTCTATCTCTCGTTACCACAAAGAACCGGGAGGCGACTTGGTCTGGGAGATTGGTTCAGGCTACTTTGGTTGCCGTCATCCGGATGGCACCTTCAGCCCGGAGCGATTCCAGGAGAACGCCGGCCTGGATCAGGTAAAAATGATAGAGGTCAAACTATCGCAGGGGGCAAAACCCGGTCACGGTGGCATACTTCCCGCAGAAAAGGTCACGGCTGAAATTTCTGAAGCTCGCGGGGTACCAATGGGTGAAGATTGCGTGTCGCCTTCCAGCCACTCTGCGTTTTCCACACCGATCGAGCTGCTTGAGTTTATCGAGCAACTGCGAGAGCTTTCGGGGGGTAAACCGGTAGGCTTCAAACTTGCCATTGGGCACCCGTGGGAATGGTTTGCCATCGTTAAAGCCATGCTGAAAACCGGCAAGAAACCAGACTTCATCGTTGTCGATGGAGGCGAAGGTGGCACAGGTGCAGCCCCGCTGGAGTTCATTAATCGTCTCGGCATGCCGCTGAACGAAGCTCTGCTACTGGTACATAACACTTTGGTTGGTGCCAACCTGCGCGATGACATAGCCTTAGGCGCGGCTGGCAAGATCACCTCCGCCTTCGATATAGCCCGAACTCTGGCCATGGGCGCTGACTGGTGCAACGCTGCGCGCGGCTATATGTTCGCATTGGGCTGCATCCAGGCCCTGAATTGCCACACTGGTCGGTGTCCATCGGGTGTTGCCACTCAAGACCCGCGCCGGGGCAACAAACTGGACGTGCCACTGAAAAGCGAGCGGGTGTATAACTACCACACCAAAACACTTGATGCCCTCCAAAACCTACTGGAAGCCTCTGGCCTGAGCCACCCTTCCGAACTCGGGCCTGAGCACATTGTTCGGCGCGTATCGAAAACCAAGGTCCAAAGCTATCTCGATCTATATCATTTTCTGGAACCGGGTATGTTGCTTGAGGGCGAAACTGGGCTAACCGTGTTTGATAAATACTGGACGTGCGCGCAACCAAACACTTTTGAGCCACCGGAATTTATTCTGAAACTCAGAGAAACCAAATTGCGTTAA
- a CDS encoding zinc-binding dehydrogenase, with amino-acid sequence MKRVTIPKAGDSGVLILEECPDLHPGPGEVRIAVKAAGINFADIMARQGLYQDAPAFPFTAGYEVSGVIDEIGEGVEPWLKGKSVFALSRFGGHASQVVVPQSQVFEKPDSLSFEQAAAIPVNYLTAWQAIIVCGALQPEDTVLIHNVGGGVGLAALDIAQHIGAKTIGTASPGKHDYLKARGLNHAIDYRNNDWFSELMQLTGGKGAELILDPLGGESWRKSYKALRSPGRLAMFGISVASGHGLAGKLALAKTALLMPFFHPISLMNQNKSVFGINMGRLWHEPQKIRVWVDKLMVGLEEGWVNPTVAKAFRLEDAAEAHDYIESRANIGKVVLTV; translated from the coding sequence ATGAAACGCGTAACCATTCCTAAAGCCGGCGACAGTGGCGTTCTTATTCTTGAAGAGTGCCCCGACTTGCATCCCGGCCCCGGGGAAGTCCGCATTGCGGTAAAAGCAGCAGGGATTAATTTCGCCGACATCATGGCCCGCCAGGGCCTGTATCAGGATGCCCCCGCCTTTCCGTTTACTGCCGGGTATGAGGTATCCGGGGTGATCGATGAAATTGGTGAGGGTGTCGAGCCATGGTTGAAAGGCAAGTCTGTGTTCGCTTTATCGAGATTTGGCGGACACGCCTCACAAGTGGTGGTTCCGCAGTCTCAGGTATTTGAGAAGCCCGATAGCCTCTCTTTTGAACAGGCTGCCGCGATTCCTGTTAACTACCTGACCGCGTGGCAGGCGATCATCGTCTGTGGCGCTCTGCAGCCGGAAGACACAGTTCTGATTCATAACGTTGGCGGCGGAGTGGGCCTAGCAGCACTGGATATTGCGCAACATATTGGTGCCAAAACCATAGGCACCGCCAGCCCGGGTAAACACGATTATCTAAAAGCACGAGGGTTGAATCATGCCATTGATTACCGTAACAACGACTGGTTTTCAGAGCTTATGCAACTGACCGGTGGTAAAGGAGCCGAACTTATTCTTGATCCGTTGGGGGGCGAAAGCTGGCGTAAAAGCTATAAGGCATTGCGCTCACCTGGTCGTTTGGCGATGTTCGGGATTTCGGTAGCATCAGGTCATGGTTTAGCCGGAAAACTGGCTCTGGCAAAAACAGCCTTGTTAATGCCTTTCTTCCACCCAATCAGTCTGATGAACCAAAATAAATCCGTTTTTGGTATCAACATGGGCCGGCTATGGCACGAGCCTCAGAAAATCAGGGTATGGGTTGATAAACTTATGGTTGGCTTAGAGGAGGGCTGGGTTAATCCGACGGTCGCCAAAGCTTTTCGGCTCGAAGATGCCGCCGAAGCACACGACTATATCGAAAGTCGGGCGAACATCGGGAAGGTTGTGCTGACGGTTTGA
- a CDS encoding permease, which translates to MLPYLLIGIAIGSVIYGFMPTELLEQYAGSDNPFAIPIAAVIGVPLYIRAEAVIPLAAALMAKGVGAGTVLALIIGSAGASLTELILLRSLFTLKLLAAFVVVIFAMAMFAGYATYLFF; encoded by the coding sequence GTGCTGCCTTACCTGCTCATCGGTATTGCAATTGGAAGCGTAATCTATGGGTTCATGCCTACTGAGTTGCTGGAGCAATATGCTGGTTCGGATAATCCATTCGCTATTCCCATCGCCGCAGTTATTGGAGTTCCATTGTACATTCGCGCTGAAGCTGTCATTCCGCTGGCGGCGGCTCTGATGGCCAAAGGCGTCGGTGCCGGAACGGTACTGGCGTTGATCATTGGCAGCGCTGGAGCCAGCCTGACCGAGCTCATTTTATTGCGCTCTTTGTTCACACTAAAGCTTCTAGCGGCGTTTGTAGTCGTTATCTTTGCCATGGCCATGTTTGCAGGATACGCCACTTACCTGTTTTTCTGA
- a CDS encoding ABC transporter ATP-binding protein, whose product MTENAFADINPETKVDRLAAAELAMAHGHHQVFDALNLALPGGKVTAIVGPNGCGKSTLLNGLARIHRPRAGAVLLDGQDILTLPSREVARRLALLPQETSAPEGMTVLDLIRFGRQPHQDWLRQWSGEDQAAVQQALEAADMGELADRPLDTLSGGQRQRAWIAMSIAQQTPLLLLDEPTSALDLGHQVEVFELICNLAKAGKTIAMVVHDLVSACRYADHLVAMKGGKIVAEGSPAEIVTPDILRSLYHITCELMQDPITGAPLLINIQRAPESK is encoded by the coding sequence ATGACTGAGAACGCATTCGCCGATATAAACCCCGAGACTAAAGTCGATCGCCTAGCCGCGGCTGAACTGGCCATGGCCCATGGTCATCATCAGGTCTTCGACGCGCTGAACCTGGCGCTCCCCGGTGGCAAGGTAACGGCCATCGTTGGTCCTAATGGTTGCGGCAAGTCCACTCTGCTTAATGGGCTGGCGCGGATTCATCGGCCTCGTGCCGGGGCCGTATTACTCGATGGGCAGGATATTTTGACCCTTCCGTCCCGTGAAGTGGCGCGCAGACTGGCGTTGTTGCCTCAGGAAACTTCGGCACCGGAGGGCATGACCGTCCTTGATCTGATTCGTTTCGGGCGCCAGCCCCACCAGGACTGGCTCAGGCAGTGGTCCGGGGAGGACCAGGCAGCAGTGCAACAGGCCCTAGAAGCGGCGGACATGGGCGAGCTTGCGGACCGACCACTGGACACGCTGTCCGGAGGGCAGCGCCAACGAGCCTGGATTGCGATGAGCATTGCCCAGCAAACGCCGTTGTTGCTGCTTGATGAACCCACTTCGGCGCTGGACCTTGGTCACCAGGTCGAAGTGTTTGAGTTGATTTGCAATTTGGCGAAAGCCGGCAAGACTATTGCCATGGTAGTTCACGATCTGGTCAGCGCTTGTCGCTACGCCGACCACCTAGTGGCGATGAAAGGAGGGAAGATTGTTGCTGAAGGCAGTCCCGCAGAAATAGTGACGCCGGATATTTTAAGATCGCTTTATCACATTACCTGTGAATTGATGCAGGACCCCATCACTGGAGCCCCTTTGTTGATTAATATTCAGCGTGCGCCGGAGTCGAAATAA
- a CDS encoding iron ABC transporter permease, protein MKARLFNRPRFWNPPPGYWQFLLPCRGCSLLFNRRATLVNLMLVLVLALCGMASLSLGTVNLETAKVLQALMGGGEPTSRFVIGELRLPRLLAATLTGAAFALAGCLMQTLARNRLATPGIIGIDNAATAFAVASVVGAGISLAPPVMALAGAATATATALAFGLSGSSGTRGYRFIITGLGIGAIAGAVTQFMLSRVAIDDANAAYPWTVGSLNARDPLATHILVGGFILAWPLCLMLARGLTALQFPDAIAIGLGWRPGRIRAGCLVVSVLLTGLAVAVAGPVGMVALIAPEFARALNRAGYVPLLSSALIGAIVMVMADLSGRVMLSPLEVPVGIVTALAGSPYLLWILLKRPSGHLQ, encoded by the coding sequence ATGAAAGCCCGACTTTTCAACCGGCCGAGATTTTGGAACCCGCCTCCTGGCTATTGGCAATTTCTGTTGCCGTGCAGGGGGTGCAGCCTGCTGTTCAACCGCCGGGCAACGCTGGTCAATTTGATGCTGGTTCTTGTATTGGCGTTGTGCGGTATGGCCAGCCTTTCCCTCGGTACCGTCAACCTGGAAACCGCCAAGGTGCTGCAGGCGCTTATGGGAGGAGGGGAGCCCACGAGCCGTTTCGTAATCGGGGAGCTCCGACTGCCCCGACTGTTGGCGGCAACCTTGACGGGCGCTGCCTTTGCGCTGGCTGGGTGCCTGATGCAGACCCTGGCCCGTAACCGCCTGGCCACGCCCGGCATCATCGGTATTGATAATGCGGCGACAGCGTTTGCAGTGGCTTCCGTGGTTGGTGCCGGTATTAGCCTGGCGCCACCGGTGATGGCTCTTGCTGGTGCTGCCACGGCAACTGCAACTGCACTGGCTTTCGGTCTGTCCGGTTCCAGCGGCACCCGGGGCTACCGCTTTATCATTACTGGATTGGGTATCGGTGCCATTGCGGGAGCCGTGACCCAGTTCATGCTTAGCCGTGTGGCCATAGACGATGCCAATGCCGCCTATCCCTGGACAGTGGGGAGCCTGAACGCTCGGGATCCCCTGGCCACGCATATTCTGGTAGGCGGTTTTATATTGGCTTGGCCACTTTGCCTGATGCTCGCCCGCGGATTGACGGCGCTTCAGTTCCCCGATGCCATTGCTATTGGCCTTGGCTGGCGCCCGGGGCGTATCCGGGCGGGTTGCCTCGTTGTGTCGGTGCTGCTGACTGGGCTGGCGGTGGCAGTGGCCGGCCCCGTTGGTATGGTGGCGTTGATTGCCCCGGAGTTTGCGCGGGCACTTAACCGCGCTGGTTATGTGCCATTGCTGTCGTCGGCGTTGATAGGAGCGATTGTGATGGTGATGGCGGATTTGTCGGGGCGGGTGATGCTGTCGCCTTTAGAGGTGCCCGTAGGTATTGTCACCGCGCTCGCCGGCAGCCCATATCTTCTTTGGATTTTACTGAAACGACCTTCCGGACACTTGCAATGA
- a CDS encoding iron ABC transporter permease produces the protein MNTVLQTRGALFQYLRMRALGFSVLVMAIVSLASLMLGAGPVQPGDALAALMGGGSEEARFVFMELRLPRLAVGVTVGLALGVAGALLQAMTRNPLAEPGLLGVSAGSAFAVSLAIVLGASTATLTTLVAQGGALAGCSLVVASSRMKGLGNDPVRLVLAGATLSSLLLAMTSLLMLVDQRAADEIRFWVTGSIAGRRWSQLATALPSMVLAGVIVAAVAQPLASLALGERVAAGLGNHPGQIRLLVVLAVALLVGGATALAGPLVFVGLVVPFLARALAGSDIRKTLWLCLPLGPAVVVLADTVSRLLAVPAELPLGVVTALIGAPVLLAIVRARRMPAL, from the coding sequence TTGAACACAGTTTTGCAAACACGGGGAGCTTTGTTTCAATACCTTAGAATGAGGGCGCTTGGGTTTTCCGTGCTGGTGATGGCAATCGTCAGCCTTGCGAGCCTGATGCTGGGAGCCGGGCCGGTGCAGCCCGGAGATGCCCTAGCGGCGCTAATGGGAGGAGGTAGTGAGGAGGCCCGGTTTGTCTTTATGGAGCTTCGATTACCTCGGCTGGCGGTGGGAGTCACTGTTGGTTTGGCCCTTGGGGTAGCTGGTGCCTTGTTGCAGGCGATGACTCGTAATCCGCTGGCGGAACCGGGATTGCTCGGTGTTAGCGCTGGCAGTGCCTTTGCGGTATCGCTGGCGATTGTGCTGGGGGCGAGTACCGCGACCCTGACAACCCTAGTGGCTCAGGGCGGTGCCCTGGCGGGATGTTCTTTGGTGGTCGCTTCCTCCCGGATGAAAGGCTTGGGCAATGATCCGGTCCGGCTTGTGCTGGCTGGGGCCACCCTGTCGAGCTTGCTGTTGGCTATGACATCATTGTTGATGCTTGTGGACCAGAGGGCTGCAGATGAGATCCGCTTCTGGGTCACGGGCAGTATCGCGGGGCGGCGGTGGTCGCAGCTGGCCACCGCACTGCCTTCCATGGTGCTGGCTGGTGTCATAGTCGCAGCAGTGGCGCAACCATTGGCTTCGTTGGCCCTGGGTGAACGGGTGGCTGCGGGTTTGGGTAACCATCCAGGCCAGATTCGTCTGTTGGTCGTTTTAGCCGTGGCGTTACTGGTGGGCGGGGCCACGGCCCTTGCTGGGCCTCTGGTGTTTGTGGGTCTGGTGGTGCCGTTCCTCGCACGGGCCTTGGCAGGCTCGGACATTCGCAAGACTCTGTGGTTGTGTTTGCCACTAGGTCCTGCCGTCGTAGTGCTGGCAGATACGGTATCTCGGCTGTTGGCGGTGCCGGCGGAATTGCCGCTCGGGGTTGTCACCGCGTTGATCGGTGCGCCAGTGCTGTTGGCTATTGTTCGCGCTCGCAGGATGCCCGCACTATGA